The nucleotide window ACGGGCAGCCAGGCGACAGCTAGGCCGCGGCGGCCATCGGTCCGAACAGCGCAGTACGAGTCTTCGGACTCACCGCGATATCCAGCGCCACCGCCCGCTCCACGCCGATCTGCAATGGCGACCCGAGCCGGCTGATGTCGATGCCGGTCTTGCGCAGCAGCCGCTCGATCGGCGTGGTAGTCACCGTGACATACCGCGTGATGCCCATCTGATCGGCAAACGTCACGAGTTCGTGAATGGCCTGCATGGTCAGGTCAGCAAAGCCGAACGACTGCTCCTCGCCGCCGGTTTCGATTGCGAACCGGCTCAATTCCCAGATGTGCCGCCCAACCGGCGCCGCCGCGCCATGCAGCAACTGCGGGAAGGTGTCCTTCAGCATGTTGGGGCCTTCGGTCGGCATCAGGCGCCAACAGCCGCGCACTTGCCCGTCGTCGGCCTGGATCAGCATGTAGTGCGGCCCGAGCGCGTCGTAGCCGTCGATCTCCATGCCCGCGATGGTCGGGATATCCCACCCGAGCCGCCCATGAAATACCCGCGCCCGCAGGCGGTACATCTCGTTAATGTCTGCGTTGTCGAATTCCTGACGCATTCCAATCCGGATTGCTGT belongs to Paraburkholderia aromaticivorans and includes:
- a CDS encoding acyl-homoserine-lactone synthase, whose translation is MQTAIRIGMRQEFDNADINEMYRLRARVFHGRLGWDIPTIAGMEIDGYDALGPHYMLIQADDGQVRGCWRLMPTEGPNMLKDTFPQLLHGAAAPVGRHIWELSRFAIETGGEEQSFGFADLTMQAIHELVTFADQMGITRYVTVTTTPIERLLRKTGIDISRLGSPLQIGVERAVALDIAVSPKTRTALFGPMAAAA